The bacterium genome contains the following window.
CCGACCAGCGGATCCTCAACCTTCGAAACGCCATCGACACCGTGGACAGCCGCATTATCGAGCTTCTGCAGGAACGGGCCTCCCTCGCCCAGGAGATCGGCCAGGTGAAAAAGAAGATCGGCATGGCCATCCTGGATCCGGGCCGGGAGGGGAAGGTGAAAAAGAAGCTCGCCGCCGGCGCCCAGGGCCCCATGGACACCGAACAGCTGGTGAGGATCTACGAGGTCATCATGGCGGAAAGCCGGCGGTTGCAGGAGGAGGACTAGCAGCGTGTCGGAGAACCTCCCTTT
Protein-coding sequences here:
- the pheA gene encoding chorismate mutase, which produces MESPPPDQRILNLRNAIDTVDSRIIELLQERASLAQEIGQVKKKIGMAILDPGREGKVKKKLAAGAQGPMDTEQLVRIYEVIMAESRRLQEED